A genomic window from Blastococcus saxobsidens DD2 includes:
- a CDS encoding long-chain fatty acid--CoA ligase, with protein sequence MRGLMQDTPLTVDAIFRHVEQHYGDGTIVTNNPGGVTRATYAEWAQRTRRLGGVLDTLGISADGRVGTFGWNSQRHLELYFAAPCTGRVLHTLNVRLFPEQLTYIANHAEDEVIFVDRSVLQILWPLIDTMKTVKQVVVMDDGAGTEIPDDARILDYETLLADAEPVDFHVTDEWRAASMCYTSGTTGNPKGVVYSHRSTFLHTMGVLMPNAFGLGVNDVAMPVVPMFHANAWGIAQAAPAAGASLVMPGAMMQPEALAMLILEEGVTFTAGVPTIWQGVLPHLAGKQHRLRDIGCGGSAVPKALSEAYREQVGIPILQAWGMTETHPVASSGILPPRYQDADDETKATQRARAGIPFLGVEARIVDSDTLEPQPWDDKATGELQVRGPWCAQEYYNPDAGVELTTPDGWMKTGDVAAMDEFGSVRIADRTKDLIKSGGEWISSVDLENAIMSHPKVKEAAVVGIPHPKWDERPLACVVLNEGESATEEEILEHLKPLVAKWWMPEAVEFIDEVPKTSVGKFSKKDLRSRFAEYELKS encoded by the coding sequence ATGCGCGGCCTCATGCAGGACACCCCACTGACCGTCGACGCCATCTTCCGGCACGTCGAGCAGCACTACGGCGACGGGACGATCGTCACCAACAACCCCGGGGGCGTGACCCGGGCGACCTATGCCGAGTGGGCGCAGCGCACCCGCAGGCTGGGCGGCGTCCTGGACACCCTGGGCATCAGCGCCGACGGCCGGGTCGGCACGTTCGGCTGGAACAGCCAGCGCCACCTCGAGCTGTACTTCGCCGCGCCGTGCACCGGCCGGGTGCTGCACACGCTCAACGTGCGGCTGTTTCCCGAGCAGCTCACCTACATCGCCAACCACGCCGAGGACGAGGTCATCTTCGTCGACCGGAGCGTGCTCCAGATCCTGTGGCCACTCATCGACACCATGAAGACGGTCAAGCAGGTCGTGGTCATGGACGACGGCGCCGGCACCGAGATCCCCGACGACGCCCGGATCCTCGACTACGAGACGCTGCTGGCCGACGCGGAGCCCGTCGACTTCCACGTCACCGACGAGTGGCGGGCCGCCTCGATGTGCTACACGAGCGGCACCACCGGCAACCCCAAGGGCGTCGTCTACTCGCACCGCTCCACGTTCCTGCACACCATGGGCGTCCTCATGCCCAACGCCTTCGGGCTGGGCGTCAACGACGTCGCCATGCCGGTCGTGCCGATGTTCCACGCCAACGCCTGGGGCATCGCGCAGGCCGCGCCGGCGGCGGGGGCCTCCCTGGTCATGCCCGGCGCGATGATGCAGCCGGAGGCGCTGGCGATGCTGATCCTCGAGGAGGGCGTCACCTTCACCGCCGGCGTCCCGACCATCTGGCAGGGCGTGCTGCCGCACCTGGCCGGCAAGCAGCACCGGCTGCGGGACATCGGCTGCGGCGGCTCGGCGGTGCCCAAGGCGCTGAGCGAGGCCTACCGGGAGCAGGTCGGCATCCCGATCCTGCAGGCCTGGGGGATGACCGAGACCCACCCGGTCGCCTCCTCGGGCATCCTGCCGCCGCGCTACCAGGACGCCGACGACGAGACCAAGGCGACCCAGCGGGCCCGCGCGGGCATCCCGTTCCTCGGCGTGGAGGCCCGGATCGTCGACTCCGACACGCTCGAGCCGCAGCCGTGGGACGACAAGGCCACCGGTGAGCTGCAGGTGCGCGGCCCGTGGTGCGCGCAGGAGTACTACAACCCCGACGCCGGCGTGGAGCTCACCACCCCGGACGGCTGGATGAAGACCGGCGACGTCGCCGCGATGGACGAGTTCGGCTCCGTCCGGATCGCCGACCGCACCAAGGACCTGATCAAGTCCGGCGGCGAGTGGATCAGCTCGGTCGACCTGGAGAACGCGATCATGAGCCACCCGAAGGTGAAGGAGGCCGCCGTCGTCGGCATCCCGCACCCCAAGTGGGACGAGCGGCCGCTGGCCTGCGTGGTGCTGAACGAGGGGGAGAGCGCGACCGAGGAGGAGATCCTCGAGCACCTCAAGCCGCTGGTGGCCAAGTGGTGGATGCCCGAGGCCGTCGAGTTCATCGACGAGGTGCCCAAGACCAGCGTCGGCAAGTTCTCGAAGAAGGACCTGCGCAGCCGGTTCGCCGAGTACGAGCTCAAGAGCTGA
- a CDS encoding cytochrome P450: MTPAPVDLSDPAVVADPYPAFARARSQAPVQWHEALGLWLAFTHAEANAVLRDRRLGRIWSDKAPAERFESFNLIHRNAILEMEPPDHTRLRRLVSAAFARGHVERLRPWVEDLARSLVDDLVERSAGTEPVDVLSGMAEELPVAVIAELLGVPEADRPLLRPWSNAIVKMYEYGRTTAIEDAAERAADEFVAYLRELAADRRKHLGDDLVSHLVSVRDAEGDRLTEDELVTTCILLLNAGHEATVNVSGNGLLALLEHPDQLRRLREDPGLLPTAIEELMRFDSPLQLFERTATEDVELGGITVQRGQKIAALLGSANHDPAVFADPGTLDVGRTENPHISFGAGVHFCIGAPLARVELQASFGALLERTSHLELGRPARRRPEFVIRGLRDLPVVLAR, from the coding sequence GTGACACCCGCGCCGGTCGACCTGTCCGATCCCGCCGTCGTCGCCGACCCGTACCCGGCTTTCGCGCGGGCCCGGAGCCAGGCGCCCGTGCAATGGCACGAGGCGCTCGGTCTGTGGTTGGCGTTCACCCACGCCGAGGCGAACGCGGTGCTGCGCGACCGGCGGCTGGGCAGGATCTGGTCGGACAAGGCGCCGGCCGAGCGGTTCGAGAGCTTCAACCTCATCCACCGCAACGCGATCCTGGAGATGGAGCCGCCCGACCACACCCGCCTGCGCCGGCTGGTCAGCGCCGCCTTCGCCCGCGGGCACGTCGAGCGGCTGCGGCCGTGGGTGGAGGATCTGGCCCGCTCCCTCGTCGACGATCTGGTCGAGCGCTCTGCCGGCACCGAGCCGGTCGACGTCCTGTCGGGCATGGCGGAGGAGCTGCCGGTCGCGGTCATCGCCGAGCTGCTCGGGGTGCCCGAGGCCGACCGGCCGCTGCTGCGGCCGTGGTCGAACGCGATCGTGAAGATGTACGAGTACGGCCGGACGACGGCCATCGAGGACGCCGCCGAGCGCGCCGCTGACGAGTTCGTCGCCTACCTGCGGGAGCTGGCCGCCGACCGCCGGAAGCACCTGGGCGACGACCTGGTCTCGCACCTGGTGAGCGTCCGGGACGCCGAGGGGGACCGGCTCACCGAGGACGAGCTGGTGACCACCTGCATCCTGCTGCTCAACGCCGGCCACGAGGCCACGGTGAACGTGAGCGGCAACGGGCTGCTCGCGCTGCTGGAGCACCCGGATCAGCTGCGCCGGCTGCGTGAGGACCCCGGCCTGCTGCCGACGGCGATCGAGGAGCTGATGCGCTTCGACTCCCCGCTCCAGCTGTTCGAGCGCACCGCGACCGAGGACGTCGAGCTCGGCGGGATCACGGTGCAGCGCGGCCAGAAGATCGCCGCCCTGCTCGGCTCGGCCAACCACGACCCCGCGGTGTTCGCCGACCCGGGGACCCTCGACGTCGGCCGCACCGAGAACCCGCACATCTCCTTCGGGGCCGGCGTGCACTTCTGCATCGGCGCCCCGCTGGCCCGCGTCGAGCTGCAGGCGTCGTTCGGGGCGCTGCTGGAGCGGACCTCGCACCTGGAGCTCGGCCGCCCCGCGCGGCGCCGTCCGGAGTTCGTCATCCGGGGCCTGCGCGACCTGCCCGTCGTCCTCGCTCGCTGA
- a CDS encoding DUF5926 family protein, translating to MASRKRSSAPAAAPEGINPKAPCRCGSGRRYKHCHGSGYAPAVPRPFEGLPGEPDWVALRELVPAATARLTSADGRNLTLASVLPGGAPALVRANGEILVGAQLATSSDDVSRDLGTSVAAALEAPAGAPVEPGPIGGAGSAGPRLQEVLDLTVPLEVTVHDTFDFWLEGAEAGAAARAGLQQANESILPTVRLEGLEAAYWVRPGNERAHLRWVRPEKEEQLLDALARLSAAEQILLGPGTRYAGAFRAHGLVVPVWDLPADTPAGDWVGPATEFQGRLEKALAETAPLDADERRARAGLLSRQITLR from the coding sequence ATGGCTTCCCGCAAGCGCTCCTCCGCCCCCGCCGCCGCGCCGGAGGGCATCAACCCGAAGGCCCCGTGCCGCTGCGGCTCGGGTCGCCGCTACAAGCACTGCCACGGCTCCGGCTACGCCCCGGCCGTTCCCCGGCCGTTCGAGGGCCTGCCCGGCGAGCCCGACTGGGTGGCGCTGCGCGAGCTGGTCCCGGCGGCGACGGCGAGGCTGACGTCGGCCGACGGCCGGAACCTCACCCTGGCCAGCGTGCTCCCCGGCGGCGCGCCCGCGCTGGTCCGCGCAAACGGCGAGATCCTCGTCGGCGCCCAGCTGGCGACGTCGTCCGACGACGTCAGCCGCGACCTGGGCACCTCGGTGGCCGCCGCGCTGGAGGCGCCGGCCGGCGCGCCGGTGGAGCCCGGGCCGATCGGTGGCGCCGGCTCGGCCGGGCCGCGGCTGCAGGAGGTCCTCGACCTCACCGTCCCGCTCGAGGTGACCGTGCACGACACGTTCGACTTCTGGCTGGAGGGCGCCGAGGCCGGGGCGGCCGCCCGTGCCGGCCTGCAGCAGGCCAACGAGTCGATCCTGCCGACGGTCCGGCTGGAGGGCCTGGAGGCGGCCTACTGGGTGCGGCCGGGGAACGAGCGGGCGCACCTGCGCTGGGTCCGGCCGGAGAAGGAGGAGCAGCTGCTCGACGCGCTGGCCCGCCTCTCGGCCGCCGAGCAGATCCTGCTGGGCCCGGGCACCCGATACGCCGGCGCCTTCCGCGCGCACGGTCTCGTCGTCCCGGTGTGGGACCTGCCGGCCGACACCCCGGCCGGGGACTGGGTCGGGCCGGCCACCGAGTTCCAGGGGCGGCTGGAGAAGGCCCTGGCCGAGACGGCCCCGCTGGACGCCGACGAGCGACGCGCCCGCGCCGGGCTGCTCTCCCGCCAGATCACCCTGCGCTGA
- a CDS encoding aldehyde dehydrogenase family protein, with product MDADAAPGRPAPVDVDGAVAAARCAWPAWARTPVGEREARLAALRQVVLDRAEEIVSVVAAGTGRHPADIAIAEVMHSAAHLDWLARHTARALTVRRPFVWPLVTKRAAIHHRPRGVAAVLAPWNYPFLLALLPTVTALAAGCTVVLKPSEHAPAAGALVARLAAEAGFPPGAVQVVQGGPEVGERLVGGDVDVVAVTGSAATGRRVAELAARRLTPVVAELGGKDAMIVLADADLRRAARAAAWGACFNAGQSCVSIERLYVVRSVHDQLVAELEAAFDELAVGGEGRRDIGPVVLPGLLPALERQVAEAVAGGARLHRGGRRVRVAGREYFEPTLLSDVAQGAAIVQEESFGPVLPVVAVPDEETAVRLANDSPYGLQASVWTADRVRGRRLATRLRVGGVAINDCLVNYAAPGLPFGGVGASGTGRQGGVEGLRAYCFSQTVTDSLLRPPRELQWFPRLGGARLWTGVARLLYGRWRGVRPRR from the coding sequence GTGGACGCCGATGCAGCACCGGGCCGTCCCGCGCCCGTCGACGTCGACGGCGCCGTGGCGGCGGCCCGGTGCGCCTGGCCGGCGTGGGCCCGGACCCCGGTGGGCGAGCGCGAGGCCCGCCTGGCCGCTCTGCGGCAGGTGGTGCTCGACCGGGCGGAGGAGATCGTCTCCGTGGTCGCGGCCGGCACCGGCCGGCATCCGGCCGACATCGCGATCGCCGAGGTGATGCACTCGGCCGCGCATCTGGACTGGCTGGCCCGGCACACCGCGCGGGCGCTGACCGTCCGCCGGCCGTTCGTCTGGCCGCTGGTGACCAAGCGGGCGGCGATCCACCACCGGCCACGAGGCGTCGCGGCCGTGCTCGCGCCGTGGAACTACCCGTTCCTGCTCGCCCTGCTGCCCACGGTGACCGCCCTGGCGGCCGGCTGCACCGTCGTGCTGAAGCCCTCCGAGCACGCCCCCGCAGCCGGGGCGCTGGTCGCCCGGCTCGCCGCGGAGGCCGGGTTCCCGCCCGGCGCCGTGCAGGTGGTCCAGGGCGGCCCCGAGGTCGGTGAACGGCTCGTCGGCGGGGACGTCGACGTGGTCGCGGTGACCGGGTCGGCGGCGACCGGACGGCGGGTCGCCGAGCTGGCCGCCCGCCGTCTCACGCCGGTCGTGGCGGAGCTCGGCGGCAAGGACGCGATGATCGTCCTGGCCGACGCCGACCTGCGGCGCGCTGCCCGGGCCGCGGCCTGGGGAGCCTGCTTCAACGCCGGGCAGTCGTGCGTGTCGATCGAACGGCTCTACGTCGTCCGCAGCGTCCACGACCAGCTCGTCGCCGAGCTGGAGGCGGCCTTCGACGAGCTGGCCGTGGGTGGCGAGGGTCGCCGGGACATCGGGCCCGTCGTGCTGCCGGGGCTGCTGCCCGCCCTCGAGCGGCAGGTCGCCGAGGCGGTGGCCGGCGGAGCCCGGCTGCACCGGGGCGGCCGGCGGGTACGGGTGGCGGGGCGCGAGTACTTCGAGCCGACGCTGCTCAGCGACGTCGCCCAGGGAGCGGCGATCGTGCAGGAGGAGTCCTTCGGGCCGGTCCTGCCGGTGGTGGCGGTCCCGGACGAGGAGACCGCGGTGCGGCTGGCCAACGACTCCCCCTACGGCCTGCAGGCCTCGGTCTGGACGGCGGACCGGGTGCGCGGACGGCGGCTGGCCACCCGCCTCCGGGTCGGCGGCGTCGCGATCAACGACTGCCTGGTCAACTACGCCGCGCCCGGGCTCCCGTTCGGCGGGGTCGGGGCCTCCGGGACGGGCCGGCAGGGCGGCGTGGAGGGCCTGCGCGCCTATTGCTTCAGCCAGACGGTGACCGACAGCCTGCTGCGCCCGCCGCGCGAGCTGCAGTGGTTCCCGCGCCTGGGCGGGGCCCGGCTGTGGACCGGGGTGGCCCGCCTCCTGTACGGCCGGTGGCGGGGAGTCAGGCCCCGCCGGTGA
- a CDS encoding NAD(P)-binding domain-containing protein, giving the protein MTEPQTVFYRQSDSDPAALAGSEIAVLGYGNLGRSVALNLRDSGLPVRVGNIDDAYRQRATDDGFAVLDLADAVDGADVVYLLLPDEVLPAVFGEQLAPRFGVGTAVCFASGYVLAYELVKPAADLDVLLLAPRMLGEEVRRAYVDGSGFLSYVSVEQDSTGRGRERMLGLASAIGSLQRGAIGLSAEQEATLDLFIEQSVGPYLGVAFQTAFRLGVEAGLPPEALVCELYMSGEMSRTISTMATAGFFESVRWHGLVAMYGGFLGTMGMDGEAMERHFREVLEQIRSGGFARKLQEEEAQGYPVLELIDAVTATDNPLTAAEQRVRAALGDPDGGPGGAPLTGGA; this is encoded by the coding sequence ATGACCGAGCCGCAGACCGTGTTCTACCGGCAGTCCGACAGCGATCCCGCGGCCCTGGCCGGCAGCGAGATCGCCGTCCTCGGCTACGGCAACCTGGGCCGCTCCGTGGCCCTCAACCTGCGCGACAGCGGGCTGCCGGTACGGGTCGGCAACATCGACGACGCCTACCGGCAGCGGGCCACCGACGACGGCTTCGCCGTCCTCGACCTGGCCGACGCGGTCGACGGCGCCGACGTCGTGTACCTGCTGCTGCCGGACGAGGTGCTCCCCGCCGTGTTCGGCGAGCAACTGGCGCCGCGGTTCGGCGTGGGGACGGCGGTGTGCTTCGCGTCGGGGTACGTCCTCGCCTACGAACTGGTGAAACCCGCCGCCGACCTCGACGTCCTGCTGCTGGCGCCCCGCATGCTCGGCGAGGAGGTGCGCCGTGCCTACGTCGACGGCAGCGGCTTCCTCAGCTACGTCTCCGTCGAGCAGGACAGCACCGGCCGCGGGCGGGAGCGGATGCTCGGCCTCGCCTCGGCCATCGGGTCCCTGCAGCGCGGCGCCATCGGCCTCAGCGCCGAGCAGGAGGCCACCCTCGACCTGTTCATCGAGCAGAGCGTCGGCCCCTACCTCGGCGTCGCCTTCCAGACGGCGTTCCGGCTCGGTGTGGAGGCCGGGCTGCCCCCGGAGGCGCTGGTGTGCGAGCTGTACATGTCGGGGGAGATGTCGCGCACGATCAGCACGATGGCCACCGCCGGGTTCTTCGAGTCGGTGCGCTGGCACGGCCTGGTGGCCATGTACGGCGGCTTCCTCGGGACGATGGGCATGGACGGCGAGGCGATGGAGCGCCACTTCCGGGAGGTCCTCGAGCAGATCCGGTCGGGCGGCTTCGCCCGCAAGCTGCAGGAGGAGGAGGCGCAGGGCTATCCGGTGCTGGAGCTGATCGACGCGGTCACCGCGACGGACAACCCCCTCACCGCGGCCGAGCAGCGGGTCCGCGCCGCGCTGGGCGACCCGGACGGCGGGCCCGGAGGTGCACCCCTCACCGGCGGGGCCTGA